Genomic segment of Panicum virgatum strain AP13 chromosome 9N, P.virgatum_v5, whole genome shotgun sequence:
CCAGAAGATCTTCAAGTCTAGATAAAAACGGCATCAAAATTCAACGATTTCATCACTGAATGCAAACAAGCTATATACGCATGTCAAGGATTATGCTACATACTGTTGTTAACAGCTATTTAATGTCAAACCCTAAACTATTGGTTGCTCGTTATATATTACTCTATTTGAGTAAGTATAGCTAGATTTCAAACCCTAAAACATTATTAGGTATTAATAACATTAGGCAAACACATAATTTAGTTTTGTATATTTGAAGGTGCTTAGTCACCATATATTTTCGGTGTAAAATATAAAGAGGACCTGAATGCAAGAGATTCGAGCTTTCATGTTACTTAACCAAGTTTTAAGCTCTAGcacaaagaaaaagatggcTTATTAGGAAAACAAAAGAATTGCTAATACATGAGCTGCTCAACATTTTAATTATTTGCAACTTCTGTTTAATATAATACTACCAAAATAACACATTACATCACAACAATGTCTATATTTAAGGTGTAATAATTCCAGTTTTGATAGCTGCTTTAGCTGGTTGCTTGCCATCTGTCGACATTCCCTTTCATTTTGCGAGAGTACTAGGATTGCATACGTGTGCCAAGGACAGCTTTTCGCATATGATGTGCATGGAGTATTCCCAGCCGCAGGCACTAATTATTTTTTATGCATATCATTAATAAAAATCAATTACCAGTGACATTGTTAATTAGCAATGGCATCAGCACCTGCTTAAACAAATGCAGAACCAAACACAGACAGGGACCAATCGAGTTGTATGTGGTGAGAGATCATAGGCCATGTGGCCGTTGTCAAGCCACCACTTAGCAGGACCTTGCTACCAGCTTGGACAATATCTCCTGATGATTCTCCAGCTACATATTTTAAACTCCTGTGCCGCCGCAGCCAAGTGCCATCTGGAGCCTGGTGATGAAATGGTGTGATCGtctcaagattttttttttgacagtcGGACTTGTTCAGATCGATCTTGAGTTTGTTTTATGCTTGGGTTCTTGCTCCCTATCTCTTCCTCATTGGGAATAAAGGGGAGCACCAAAAGGTGCACTTTACAGCAGGTTGATCACCTCGAACGGGGAACAAAATCTTGAGATCAATTTCCTAATCAAGCGAGGATCTATCTGAATTTACTATAATCAATGTTGGGCGTGTTTAACTAACGTTAAGGGCCAGATTAATAAACATGCTTATACCATATATGCATCAAGACAATATGCATACATAGCATGAGCTGAAGATTAGGGCGTGCTAATGTGGTAATTGCATTGGTTGTGCGATATTCATGCAAGCATATCCTCTTTTTCTGAGACTTCAGTCATTGTATTGTCCAGCCCAGGGCGGAGCTAGCCGACAGAGTCACTGGTGTCAAATCCATTGAACACCGGTGTCAGCTCTATTGATGGACGGTATAGAACAGTAGTTTCTCACTGATTTTGCAGCAAGTCACCGATGTCAGCTGACATCGATAAGTACatgtagctccgcccctggtcCAGCCATAATGGAGATAAGTTTTGCTGGATCTGCATCCAAATATAGAGTTTTCGATTAAATATGTATTATCTAGTTGTGATACATAATGATATCCCCAACATAATTAAGGTTTTTGTACCACCTTGATTTAATCATTTTCAAATCGATAAAAATTctcattaaaaaaaaactatattaGCCTGCTGCAGTAGCTCTTCCAAGCAAACACTCTAATCGGTTACAGCGTTGTTAGGATGATAAGAATCTCCACACACTTCACTCAGAAGATTATTATAGCAACGTCGAGCGGGGGAAAAAAAGTCGGAGGGGCAACACTTGGCTGGTTACATTTGGAGATGCATGAAATGAGCCTTTTTCAGGCCTGGCTTCTTCTAGACATGCCCATGCACAAAGTACACCATACCACCTATACATCGGTACATACACACATTCGCATACACAAATTAAAGGCGTAAACAAAAATTAATCTAAGCTGTCGCTCTTTGCTTAAAACTGATTAAAGTTCCTAATCAATGTACCTTATAAAGCTTTGCTAGGGTTGACGCCGATAGGGCCACTCAGGCTGACTCGATCACAAACATGTTAGAAAGCAGGGAGGTAATACATCAACGATCGCCAGATGAATCTGCCGATCACGAGGAGTTAGGCCCGGCCCCGGCCTCTGATCCGCGGCCAGGTGTGCGGTCAAACAACAGTAGCATCGAACGCTTTCCAGTTCAGTTCAGTTGGAGCTCGCGTCTCTCTGCGTCGTGCTTGGATTTCGGAGGATGTGGACGCGCACGTCCGCGCGCATCTGTACGAGCTCGCCATTTTTAATCCGCTAAAGCGAGCGGATGCCGTGTTGCGCTGGACACCAGAGCGGGCCTAACAATGGAGCCGCAATCCTGCAGCCACCAccactgccgccggccgccccgccccgtCAGGCGAAGCGAAAGCCTCTAGCTCGCCGGCCGGGGAAGAAAGGAGAGATCGCTTGTTTAATCGGGCCCTTTTTCGAGGCCATATTCGCCTGTCTGGGAGCTCCCTTTTTCGCTGTACGTTTATCTGATAAATTTGGTTAAACAAGCGAATATCATGCGCAGGTTACAGCTAAGGCTCTCTAGAGAATATCATGTGCAGTCGTGGTGAGCGATCCTGCGCATGCACGGGGGTGCATGAATGTACGATAGATTTGGTTCAGATCACAAGGATTGGTACGGTGGAGGTGCTGATTGCCTGATGGCTAGCTGATATCTTCTGCACATGATATTCTCTAGAGAGCCTTAGCTGTAACCTGCGCTACGTGGCACTTCTGCTGGATGCATGCGAGCGACATGCATGTACTTGCCTGCCTCTGATTGAATTAGTTTAGTGATTTCATGAGAAATCTTAGAGGCTGTATATTAGCTTGACATTTGCTATATTAGTGCTGTATATACAGTGAAGAATCAAATGGCTGAAAAGGGTCTACAGAGATTCAGCTCATTGTCAAAATCTCAAGCCCTGCCAAGCAGGTCGTTTTCGATTGATAGACCCCTCACTTCATGCATGTAGAGTGTTCCATGAACTTTTtccataatctaaaaaaaaatgtAGAGTAGTGTTCCATTGTCAAGCGTGTCCCTCGCTGACTTTAACAGCACTGTTCTCAAGTCTACTCTGAAACAGGCTCAGCCCTGAAAGTCTAACTACGCGGTTAGGTCCACTTTCGGTCACTGGTAATAACCCATTTGATTTGACTCTAAATTAAATGGCCATTAACCACGAGTAGCAAGCATTAGTACTAGTAGCATCCGGTCATGCATGGCTTTAACCGCTTCAACTCCTACGTTGGTGGAAAAGAGAGATTGTCCACTCCACTCGCAATGATGCTTAGCGAGTACCTTTTCCTTTGACTACCGCTGATCATCAGTTTCAGTATAAGTTCAGTCATCAGTCGTCAGTGTTACAATGTGTTTGGGCATCGAGTTTGCTTGCAAAGTGGGACGCACGCGTAGAAAACAATATGCCGGCCATCCAGCATCCGTGCAGCTCGACTAGTGTTCACAGCCCAGGGTAATCAGCCAAGTGATTCATCAGGAACAGCGACAGGCAATCGATCTCACCACAATTAAACAAACTGTACCCTGCATATGGTAATCGCGCGCTAACTGATTCAATTCATCAGGAACAGGGGACGACACAGGCAATCTCACCACGATTAAACTAACACTAGCTACTATGCTCCCTGCAGCATCAGTCTTTGACAGACAACCCGCAAAgaacgaaaagaaaagaaaagaagtctTTGACagacaccaaaaaaaaaaaggaggccAGCTTCTGTGGGGCCCACTGCccagaacatatatatactgCCGTAGCCTGACCACTATTTTAGGCAACTATAGATAGCAACGCCATTTCTAAATACGGCCGGTCTACGCCTAGTTTATACACGAGGAAAGGCTTACATAATGTTGTGATAGATAACCATCACGCACGCAAGCTAGGGATGATTGATGATGAATTTCGGAATAAAATAAGCTAGCTATAGCTGATGAGGCAACACGCTAAAGATGCTTTAGCTGCAGCGAGACCTGACCTAGACTATCTTGGCTTGCTgcatttgcattgcatcaccaCACAACATTCTAGTAGGGGGAGAGCCCTTTTTCCGGGGGTGAAACAATAAAATACTCGCCTTGAAGCTTAGCCAAGTGGGAGTGGAATTGTTACTCCCCGCCCGCGAAAATGACGTGACGTCCATCGCCTCCGATCCGCAGGGAGCTCCCCCAACTTGCGAGCTCGTATAAATGGCGAGCATGGCCGCCCAGATTCTAGCTGTCATACAAGCCGGGAACCAGAGCCCAGCGCCAGCTGCATAGCTAGAGAGATACATCTATATATCGACCAgcgctagcagcagcagcagctctaaTATTAACAGTCggctagctagctgctggtTAATTAGTAGATAGGGATGGACGCGATCAGCAGCCTGATGCTGCAGGAGGGGTGGAGGAAGGGGCCATGGACGGCGCTGGAGGACAGGCTGCTCACCGAGTACGTGCAGCAGTACGGCGAGGGCAGCTGGAACTCTGTCGCCAAGCTCACAGGTATGTGTGTGTACATACAGTTAATTTGTGTttgcaaatatatatatgatgcCAAGTGTGCGTGTTAATAAGATTTGATTTGGGTTTAGTTTAGTCGTGCTTTCTGTAATTCATCAGTGTGGTGGTATTGTTGCTGACGATGAAATGAACTAACCGGTGGCTGGCGATGGCACTGCAGGGCTGCGGCGGAGCGGGAAGAGCTGCCGGCTGCGGTGGGTGAACTACCTCCGGCCGGACCTGAAGCGGGGCAAGATCACCCCCGACGAGGAGACCGTCATCCTCCAGCTCCACGCCATGCTCGGCAACAGGTACTGTCAATCTGTCCATCTACATACTATACACGTGCAACCCACGCAAAGTCGTCCATGTACACGTACGCAAACGGCACACTGAGAGCtagcatccatccatccatccatcactCAGTAGTGTTCGATCGATCAGCAGATGCATGTACGTGCAAAGATGCAGCCTAGCTAGCTAGAGTGTGGGCTACACTGTAGTAGATTAGATCAGATTAGATTCCCCTAGCTACACTGTTGGCGATCTCTTCTCTTTCCATCGTGTTGGGTTCAGATGGTGGGCGGCGCCTAACTGGGATCGATCGGATCGGAACCCGTGTCGTCTTGACGCGTGCAGGTGGTCGGCGATCGCGCGGTGCCTGCCGGGGCGGACGGACAACGAGATCAAGAACTACTGGCGGACGCACTTCAAGAAGGCCCggccgtcgcgccgcgcccgggaGCAGCTGCTCCACCAGTACCAGctccagcagcaggagcagcgccGCCAGTACCTCCAGAGCCTGCACCTcctgcaccagcaccagcaccagcagcagcacctgcaGCTGCTCCAGCAGCAGAGCCAGCAGCTGATGATGAGCCAGCAGCAGAGCCCGCCGGAGCCCGACCACCAGGCCGCCGTCATGGCGATGGTCAGCAACGACGACCAGCAGGGCAGCCCGGCGTCGACGGCCGAGCACTGCACGCTCCCTGtcccggacgacgacgacgcactGCTGTGGGACAGCCTGTGGAAGCTGGTCGACGGGGACGGCTGCGGCGACGGCTCCAGCGGGGGCGAGTACTAGACGGCGTGTGTGCCAGTGTAAAGGGGtcgaagggaggaggaggtatACACTGAAGGTTTCAGGCTTTCAGTTGCAGCCACTGTAAGGATCTGCTAGCGGTAGTTGTAGTAGTagtaaaaaaaaactcggccgggtggggaaagaccgccccaccggtattaagCTAAGAAGAAGtctcggcttccccgaccgagaaaatcgCCGAACCCCCGTCCTGCCCTGACACTGGGAACCGTAACTTCTGGGAATTGCCTGGGCCATACAcggtcctcaggccgacctgggccgGCTCTTAACCAGTGCTTTGACACACGGGACCGGCGAGAGGATTTTTTTAACCACAGTCTGAAATTCACTCCCACGGggattcgaactcaggacctgtgGAGTGCCGCTGGAGTGTCTTAACCGCTAGGCTAAGCACCCTTTGGCTAGTTGTAGTAGTAGTAGAGCCATGCTAATTTCCAATGCGAATAGTCGAGATCATGCTTCATGTTTTTATTTTACCCATGAGCCGTGAGAAAGTGGCATTGTATCAAGGAAGCCTATGTTTATCTAGTCCCCTTACAAGGATGTAATTTTGGTTCCTAAATCATGTTTGCTAAGAATTTTACGTGCATGAGCTTCTTCAGTCTATACTTTATCGAGGAAAAACTGCTGACAGGTTGACCTCGTCAGTACGGTTGCTAAACAAAATCTGCATAGCAGAGTATCATTATGGACAGTGTGCCTACTGGCAACTTAACATCcattgcagcagcagcatctttTGCAGGTTCAGATGCTGTTCTACTTCTACATCTTTTCCAGAAGTTTTTAACATCAAGGGTTCCCTCTAGGATTTGGACAAGTACGTGGTTTAACATTCCAGAATATGGGTAGACTGAACATGATTTGCCTTTGAAGGGGTGAACCAGGCATAACACATGAGGCTATCAAATTCAGACTTCCTATTCATAAAGAAGTTCCATTCCCAAAGCTTATGCTAGCTCATTGACATGAATTTTATGTACAGAACAAACAAACGACAGTGAAAAATATCAAGAAATATCAAGGAACAATACCTAAATCCTTTTCACTTCTATTGATATGTGCCATTTATCATATTCAACAAAACAGACAATTGTAGAAAAAATGGGAATCACACCTCAATCCTTTCATTCCATTGATATGCCATTTATCAATCCCAAAGATATTACTCACGGAA
This window contains:
- the LOC120692073 gene encoding MYB-like transcription factor EOBI, whose amino-acid sequence is MDAISSLMLQEGWRKGPWTALEDRLLTEYVQQYGEGSWNSVAKLTGLRRSGKSCRLRWVNYLRPDLKRGKITPDEETVILQLHAMLGNRWSAIARCLPGRTDNEIKNYWRTHFKKARPSRRAREQLLHQYQLQQQEQRRQYLQSLHLLHQHQHQQQHLQLLQQQSQQLMMSQQQSPPEPDHQAAVMAMVSNDDQQGSPASTAEHCTLPVPDDDDALLWDSLWKLVDGDGCGDGSSGGEY